The following are encoded together in the Asticcacaulis sp. genome:
- a CDS encoding phage tail length tape measure family protein — protein sequence MTDKRISIRLGMDGKSEFKRDVSELETQAKASFGNVKGSIDGATASTDDLVAALKRASAEESATLANASRTSTAKGRAAARDLIGIDPSSAAKAGVSAAAITAELKLMDKQARAVRYSLDPLAMATDRYAAAEAALDKLLKNGKITIEQHGAALKNEKVALDQFTEAHNKGAKAVGLSSGALRLMAVSTLPDLAQGLLAGQFSFASFVNQAGQAVQIAGMQPGGFGAAMRSLTSPAVLAAGAIGLVGGALFLTAKAGYDFGKSISEAELAVMGIGAASRLTGTQVVSIAAQAAKAGDISVSSAESGAAAMLRAGMVNKAVLGDAIALTRDYGLVTGRELPAAQDALAKALADPVNGVKQLNAELLLGDANWQKNVISMAQAGDKAGAVAEIISAMKGKIGDASKEVYGMAGAMDALGNKMSNFWHGFGQLVNPDPATILNRMADFNKVNPGKVDPNYFGGSDSTFQKAYMLFWKDQNAQAAKSAAAAKDQASLAAQSNLDFLNPTDAQRRDLDARGKQLEDDLKAGNITLAQAIDGRAKLKQKYAALDKQDNPTAPGANRAASLAREAESVKVNTAATLDLAEAYLTSNDAALKAEATRKAMTEATRKGTDVAAAVQRQMDLTNARAVLNGAKSAAASRDQAAAQKVVNDQVAAGLIPARDAQQSLQEEAILRPLIALRTKMQGDALDGLNKVIEAATKGLHDLNTEQQRANMLTATEANADQLFFLQRQLELIDATNDARAIALAQQRTGQEIARNSSVDPDNPQADNPDSPFLAAVNQGISSDTAAVAGITLDKAKYAEDRAKALKNETDIDRLELSLLGQKDAAIQKALALEQARQDLKERNISLESEEGQKILGAVAAREDENAQLERGKAIQGEIRSMQDQIGDRLQQYLMDGKISWKSLGDTAENVLNDIMAEVVKLAVINPFKNWAFGQDNPTLNSGGIASILSSIFNIGGHADGTESAVPGYAWVGERGPELMKMRAGDVIKSNPASNAMTRSVLAQQPRQQPVVVQQVFQLNAQGAVVTEELINSLNKQARTYASQAAKQAYKEAVKTSASSLKGNIAAINQRKVP from the coding sequence ATGACGGACAAGAGGATTAGCATCCGCTTAGGGATGGACGGCAAGTCCGAGTTCAAGCGCGATGTCTCCGAACTGGAAACCCAGGCCAAGGCGTCTTTCGGCAACGTCAAAGGCTCGATCGACGGCGCCACCGCCTCGACCGATGATCTGGTGGCGGCGCTGAAGCGGGCTTCTGCCGAGGAATCGGCCACGCTTGCCAATGCCTCGCGCACCTCTACGGCCAAAGGCCGGGCGGCGGCGCGTGACCTGATCGGTATCGATCCCTCGAGCGCCGCAAAGGCCGGGGTTTCGGCGGCGGCCATCACGGCCGAGCTTAAGCTGATGGATAAGCAGGCCCGTGCAGTGCGCTATTCGCTGGACCCGCTGGCCATGGCAACGGACCGGTATGCGGCGGCCGAAGCCGCGCTCGACAAGCTGCTGAAGAACGGCAAGATCACAATCGAGCAGCACGGCGCGGCCCTGAAGAACGAAAAGGTCGCGCTCGATCAGTTCACTGAGGCCCACAACAAGGGCGCGAAGGCGGTCGGCCTGTCCAGCGGCGCGCTGCGCTTGATGGCCGTCTCGACCCTGCCGGACCTGGCCCAGGGTCTGCTGGCCGGGCAGTTTTCCTTTGCCAGCTTCGTCAACCAGGCCGGCCAGGCGGTGCAGATCGCCGGTATGCAGCCGGGCGGCTTCGGTGCGGCAATGCGGTCGCTCACCTCACCGGCGGTTTTGGCGGCGGGCGCGATCGGCCTGGTCGGCGGGGCTCTGTTCCTCACCGCCAAGGCCGGCTATGACTTCGGCAAATCGATCTCCGAGGCGGAACTGGCCGTCATGGGCATTGGCGCCGCCAGCCGATTGACCGGTACTCAGGTTGTATCAATCGCCGCTCAGGCCGCCAAGGCAGGCGACATTTCGGTTTCGTCGGCCGAAAGCGGCGCTGCGGCGATGTTGCGCGCCGGAATGGTGAATAAGGCTGTTCTCGGCGACGCCATCGCGCTGACAAGGGACTACGGCCTGGTTACCGGCAGGGAGCTTCCTGCGGCGCAGGATGCGCTGGCCAAAGCGCTCGCCGATCCGGTCAATGGCGTCAAGCAGTTGAACGCCGAATTGTTGCTGGGCGACGCGAACTGGCAAAAGAATGTCATCTCGATGGCGCAGGCCGGCGACAAGGCGGGCGCGGTTGCCGAAATCATCAGTGCCATGAAGGGCAAAATTGGTGATGCGTCGAAGGAAGTGTACGGCATGGCAGGGGCCATGGATGCGCTCGGCAACAAGATGTCGAACTTCTGGCATGGATTCGGCCAACTGGTTAATCCGGACCCCGCGACGATCCTCAACCGGATGGCCGATTTCAATAAGGTCAATCCGGGCAAGGTCGACCCAAACTATTTCGGCGGCTCCGACTCGACCTTCCAGAAGGCGTATATGCTGTTCTGGAAGGACCAAAATGCCCAGGCCGCCAAATCCGCCGCTGCCGCGAAGGACCAGGCATCTCTTGCCGCCCAGTCGAACCTCGATTTCCTGAACCCGACGGATGCGCAGCGTCGTGACCTGGACGCGCGGGGAAAGCAGCTTGAGGACGATCTGAAGGCCGGCAACATCACGCTGGCCCAGGCGATTGACGGTCGCGCCAAGTTAAAGCAAAAATATGCCGCTCTCGACAAGCAGGACAATCCGACGGCGCCCGGCGCCAACCGCGCAGCCTCGCTGGCGCGGGAAGCCGAGTCGGTCAAGGTCAATACGGCGGCCACGCTCGATCTGGCCGAAGCCTATCTGACAAGCAATGACGCCGCGCTTAAGGCCGAGGCGACGCGCAAGGCCATGACCGAGGCCACCCGCAAGGGCACGGATGTCGCCGCCGCCGTGCAGCGGCAAATGGACCTGACCAACGCCCGGGCCGTGCTTAACGGCGCGAAATCCGCCGCCGCCTCGCGTGACCAGGCGGCGGCGCAAAAGGTCGTCAATGACCAGGTGGCGGCCGGTCTTATACCGGCGCGTGACGCCCAGCAGTCGCTGCAGGAAGAGGCGATCCTGCGCCCGCTGATCGCCCTGCGCACGAAAATGCAGGGCGATGCGCTTGACGGCCTGAACAAGGTTATCGAGGCAGCCACGAAGGGGCTTCACGACCTCAATACCGAACAGCAGCGCGCCAATATGCTGACGGCCACTGAGGCCAATGCCGATCAGTTGTTCTTCCTCCAAAGACAGCTTGAACTGATCGACGCCACCAATGATGCGCGGGCCATAGCCCTGGCGCAGCAACGCACCGGACAGGAAATCGCCCGCAACTCATCGGTGGACCCTGACAATCCCCAGGCGGATAATCCGGACTCGCCATTTCTCGCCGCAGTAAACCAAGGTATCAGCTCCGATACGGCCGCGGTTGCCGGCATTACACTCGATAAAGCAAAGTACGCCGAGGATAGAGCGAAGGCGTTGAAAAACGAGACGGATATCGATCGTCTCGAACTCTCCTTGTTGGGGCAAAAAGACGCTGCAATCCAAAAGGCATTGGCCCTTGAGCAGGCGCGTCAAGACCTCAAGGAGCGGAATATCAGTCTGGAGTCGGAAGAGGGGCAAAAGATCCTGGGCGCCGTGGCGGCCCGCGAGGATGAAAACGCCCAGCTCGAGCGCGGCAAGGCGATCCAGGGCGAAATCCGCAGTATGCAGGACCAGATCGGCGACCGGCTGCAGCAATACCTGATGGACGGCAAGATAAGCTGGAAATCACTGGGCGATACCGCGGAAAATGTGCTCAACGACATCATGGCCGAGGTGGTGAAGCTGGCAGTCATCAACCCGTTCAAGAACTGGGCGTTCGGCCAGGACAACCCGACCCTGAACAGCGGGGGCATTGCCAGCATACTCAGCTCGATCTTCAATATCGGCGGCCATGCCGACGGCACGGAATCGGCCGTGCCCGGCTATGCCTGGGTGGGTGAGCGGGGCCCGGAACTGATGAAAATGCGCGCCGGCGACGTGATCAAGTCGAACCCGGCCAGCAACGCCATGACGCGCTCGGTCCTGGCCCAGCAGCCCAGGCAGCAGCCGGTTGTTGTGCAGCAGGTGTTTCAGCTAAATGCGCAGGGGGCGGTCGTGACCGAGGAGCTGATCAACAGCCTGAATAAACAGGCTCGGACCTATGCGAGCCAGGCCGCCAAGCAAGCCTATAAGGAGGCGGTCAAGACCTCGGCCAGCAGCCTGAAGGGCAATATCGCGGCCATCAACCAGCGCAAGGTGCCGTAA
- a CDS encoding GntR family transcriptional regulator encodes MTETGDILTAKTEADKEVRAYQSVGNSLLQRIRTGEFRASGKLPTERELAEVYGVGRAVIRDALVMLEVKGLVQSRQGSGIYITRKAYEIQPVEVVEVKARPAWELLPAGGPFELMQAHQWFESHIARLAAIQVTEDDILHIQQACDDYGRADFADVREKLELQVHMAIAAATQNAELTIMVGQLWMRRDNDPFWKAAGPRLHSAQNRDRWVQDHARLLSAVRNRDGDGAYVTMWQHMDAVKQLLSGGEGFGLAEGNAEKTGSRVRAGRRRLKVGV; translated from the coding sequence ATGACGGAGACGGGTGATATTTTAACGGCAAAGACTGAGGCAGACAAGGAGGTCCGCGCGTATCAGAGCGTTGGGAATTCCCTGCTGCAACGCATTCGCACCGGTGAATTCCGGGCCTCCGGAAAATTGCCGACCGAGCGTGAACTGGCCGAGGTCTACGGCGTCGGGCGGGCCGTGATTCGTGATGCCCTGGTCATGCTCGAAGTGAAGGGGCTCGTGCAATCCCGCCAGGGCTCAGGAATCTACATCACCCGCAAGGCCTATGAAATACAGCCTGTTGAGGTCGTCGAGGTCAAGGCACGTCCGGCCTGGGAACTCCTGCCTGCCGGCGGACCTTTCGAGCTGATGCAGGCGCACCAGTGGTTCGAAAGCCATATTGCCCGCCTGGCCGCCATCCAGGTTACTGAAGACGATATTCTTCATATCCAGCAGGCGTGCGATGATTATGGCCGGGCTGACTTTGCGGATGTCAGGGAAAAGCTTGAGTTGCAGGTGCATATGGCGATTGCCGCCGCCACGCAGAACGCAGAACTGACCATCATGGTTGGGCAATTATGGATGCGACGGGATAACGACCCGTTCTGGAAAGCGGCAGGCCCAAGATTGCACAGCGCCCAGAATCGTGACCGCTGGGTTCAGGATCACGCCCGCCTGTTAAGCGCCGTCCGCAACCGTGATGGAGATGGCGCCTATGTCACCATGTGGCAGCACATGGACGCCGTGAAGCAACTGCTCTCCGGTGGCGAAGGTTTTGGCTTGGCTGAAGGCAACGCGGAAAAGACAGGGAGCCGCGTCCGTGCCGGTCGTCGCCGGCTGAAGGTCGGCGTCTGA
- a CDS encoding DUF1983 domain-containing protein, giving the protein MRLFRLWLAVLAVVCLGTVAATPAHADPVSAAIAAWTAFQTGAPWLIVAFEATKAVVGLSISAQGLARKKTAAATGVKTTTSGGGTTPQTFIVGKYATAGQAVCPPMSYGVDGKTPNAYLVYVIALGCIPGQQISRIVINDNYVTIGTTEETIGGSTVLGYPLQDDYAGYAWIRYHDGTQTEADALLMQKCADYPDRPWSADMILTGIPYIVAVFKLNTELYSGEPSIRPECIGIPLYDPRHDDTVGGAGDQRFDDPSTWVTTTNNMVVSYNIHRGIALPDGLSWGGEAAAEDLPLDNWFAAMNACDEAAEDADGAPEPMYQCGMEISLSDEPAAILEALNTACCAQSVEIGGVWKVRVGGPGLPVYFMDDGAILIDHDENRDLFPSLADTHNGIQATHPLPSNLWENTDAPPIYNDGTGGRPNWEAEDGGRRLVADLPITACWIPTQAQRIMTSVIADARRFRRHGHTRGPYASMLEPLDSIAWTSAAESYTAKVFELTRTQLGLRTLNNTMMLRERDGLDFVPPSVYLPWVAAIPGSHLPVAQEVPGFSVTGTTIKDGNGTDRRAAPAIEWDAEDLLDIDAVMYEVRVLPSLADVTSSSTDNVAAGGIVVAEGIVGSTDYQARAKLVTKRRSNWTSWVTATTPNVRLATEDLPEEVVTLITSTADDLLSFYLDLQTYKQITDSLLYTGDGRSIQYVSLQAINRANDAQYKVDLLGVLSADSSAFVLNTSFVKINADTTLAGFVTTVNSSIGDLESSVTETATAVDGLKAQYMVKVQAGKYIAGVYAGADDTTGTSEVGVFASKFFVGDTSDPDHPIQVMLYGGGVFSFNTDIRVHGAAIFDDSVTIQGIALNTFIVPAEAETVSFFHGDGSTIYTLCATTVTLDVAGTIEVSGALIQGFPSGDDNWNVWIYIDGSLSGLTSYVQGDWTQVAVPLFNTRAAAAGAHTVEIKWKGGASVENVAATLFVKGIQKVA; this is encoded by the coding sequence ATGAGGCTGTTTCGTCTTTGGCTGGCTGTTCTGGCCGTTGTCTGTCTCGGCACCGTTGCGGCCACGCCGGCGCACGCCGATCCGGTTTCGGCGGCCATTGCCGCCTGGACGGCGTTTCAGACCGGCGCGCCCTGGCTGATCGTCGCGTTCGAGGCGACCAAGGCGGTGGTCGGTCTGTCGATCTCGGCCCAGGGCCTTGCCCGCAAAAAGACGGCTGCGGCGACGGGGGTCAAGACGACGACCTCCGGCGGGGGCACCACGCCGCAGACCTTCATCGTCGGCAAATACGCCACTGCCGGCCAGGCCGTGTGTCCGCCCATGAGCTACGGCGTCGACGGCAAGACGCCGAACGCCTATCTGGTCTATGTCATCGCCCTCGGCTGCATACCCGGCCAGCAGATCTCGCGCATCGTCATCAACGACAACTATGTCACGATCGGCACGACCGAGGAGACTATCGGCGGGTCCACTGTCCTGGGTTACCCGCTGCAGGACGATTATGCAGGCTATGCCTGGATCCGCTACCACGACGGCACCCAGACCGAGGCCGACGCCCTGCTGATGCAGAAATGCGCGGACTATCCGGACCGGCCCTGGTCGGCGGATATGATCCTGACCGGCATTCCCTACATCGTGGCCGTCTTCAAGCTGAATACCGAACTCTACAGCGGTGAGCCGTCGATCCGCCCCGAATGTATCGGCATCCCGCTTTATGATCCGCGCCATGATGATACTGTCGGCGGCGCCGGCGACCAGCGTTTCGATGATCCCTCGACCTGGGTGACGACCACGAACAACATGGTGGTGTCGTACAATATTCACCGCGGCATCGCCCTGCCGGACGGCCTGAGCTGGGGCGGTGAGGCGGCCGCCGAGGACCTGCCGCTCGATAACTGGTTCGCGGCCATGAATGCCTGCGATGAGGCCGCCGAGGACGCGGATGGCGCGCCCGAGCCCATGTATCAGTGCGGCATGGAAATCTCGCTGTCGGACGAACCGGCGGCCATCCTGGAGGCGCTGAACACCGCCTGTTGCGCGCAATCGGTCGAGATCGGCGGCGTCTGGAAGGTGCGGGTCGGCGGGCCCGGCCTGCCGGTCTATTTCATGGATGACGGCGCGATCCTAATCGACCACGACGAAAACCGCGACCTGTTTCCGAGCCTCGCCGATACCCATAACGGCATTCAGGCGACCCATCCCCTGCCATCCAACCTGTGGGAAAACACGGACGCGCCGCCGATCTATAACGACGGCACGGGCGGCCGGCCGAACTGGGAGGCTGAAGACGGCGGCCGGCGCCTGGTGGCTGACCTGCCGATCACCGCCTGCTGGATACCCACCCAGGCGCAGCGGATCATGACGTCGGTGATCGCCGATGCGCGCCGGTTCCGCCGACATGGCCACACCCGGGGGCCCTATGCCTCCATGCTGGAGCCGCTCGATTCCATTGCCTGGACTTCGGCCGCCGAAAGCTACACCGCCAAGGTCTTCGAACTGACCCGCACTCAGTTGGGCCTGCGCACCCTGAACAATACGATGATGCTGCGCGAACGCGACGGCCTCGATTTCGTGCCGCCTTCGGTATACCTGCCCTGGGTGGCGGCCATTCCGGGCAGTCACCTGCCGGTGGCGCAGGAAGTACCGGGCTTCAGCGTGACGGGCACCACCATCAAGGATGGCAATGGCACGGATCGCCGGGCGGCCCCGGCGATCGAATGGGATGCCGAGGATCTGCTGGATATCGATGCGGTCATGTATGAGGTGCGGGTGCTGCCCAGCCTGGCCGATGTCACCAGTTCGTCGACCGATAATGTCGCCGCCGGCGGCATCGTGGTGGCGGAAGGCATTGTCGGCTCGACCGATTATCAGGCGCGCGCCAAGTTGGTGACCAAGCGCCGCTCCAACTGGACGTCGTGGGTGACGGCCACCACGCCGAACGTTCGTCTGGCCACCGAAGACCTGCCCGAAGAGGTGGTGACGCTCATCACCTCGACGGCCGACGACCTTTTGTCATTCTATCTCGATCTGCAAACCTATAAGCAGATCACCGACAGTCTGCTCTATACCGGCGACGGCAGGTCAATCCAGTATGTCTCCCTGCAGGCGATCAACCGGGCGAACGACGCGCAGTATAAGGTCGACCTGCTGGGTGTGCTGAGTGCCGATAGCTCGGCTTTTGTGCTCAATACCAGTTTCGTCAAGATCAATGCCGACACGACCCTGGCCGGCTTCGTCACCACGGTCAATTCGTCGATCGGCGATCTGGAATCGTCTGTGACCGAAACCGCCACGGCCGTCGACGGGCTGAAGGCGCAATACATGGTCAAGGTTCAGGCCGGGAAATATATTGCCGGCGTCTATGCCGGGGCGGACGATACGACCGGCACGTCCGAGGTCGGCGTCTTCGCCAGCAAGTTCTTTGTGGGCGACACCTCCGATCCGGATCATCCGATCCAGGTCATGCTGTACGGCGGCGGCGTCTTCAGCTTCAATACCGATATCCGCGTCCATGGCGCGGCCATATTCGATGACTCCGTCACCATCCAGGGCATCGCCCTCAATACCTTTATCGTGCCGGCCGAGGCCGAAACCGTTTCCTTTTTCCATGGCGACGGCTCGACCATCTATACGCTCTGCGCCACCACGGTCACCCTCGATGTGGCCGGCACGATCGAAGTGTCGGGCGCCCTGATCCAGGGCTTCCCGAGCGGCGACGATAACTGGAACGTGTGGATCTATATCGACGGCTCGCTCAGCGGACTGACCTCCTACGTCCAGGGCGACTGGACGCAGGTGGCCGTGCCGCTCTTCAACACCCGCGCCGCCGCCGCCGGCGCCCATACCGTGGAAATCAAATGGAAGGGCGGGGCCTCGGTCGAAAACGTCGCCGCCACCCTCTTCGTCAAGGGCATTCAGAAAGTCGCATGA
- a CDS encoding helix-turn-helix domain-containing protein, producing MQDLTPMTPDEVKAFRAAMGWSQAALAKAAGVTNQTVEAWEKKEAKGYWRYVFAALAAGLEPWKSQS from the coding sequence ATGCAAGATTTGACACCAATGACCCCGGACGAGGTGAAAGCCTTCCGCGCGGCTATGGGCTGGTCACAGGCGGCGCTGGCCAAGGCGGCCGGCGTTACCAACCAGACGGTCGAAGCCTGGGAGAAGAAGGAAGCCAAAGGCTACTGGCGGTACGTCTTCGCAGCTCTGGCGGCCGGGCTGGAGCCGTGGAAGTCACAGTCCTAA
- a CDS encoding carbohydrate binding domain-containing protein yields MPAVLIRRTVRLPVSLAPAVEASRLSVRSRVAMTVPMQVLAQVTPPAGMTGEAHQVIAPLGQEASGRAVARGAADQAVSGMVQDATGTPVALGQAGQVVAGIDQAASGSTIATGSAAQVIAPVLQEAYQEAIARASADQIIAPLMQQAAGHAVRLGMAAQAVAGMAQAAAGSAVAVASGDQLSGGVTQAAQGAGVATGAAAQDSAAVMQAASGLAVKTGLTAQTIGDLVQAIAGSKVAKGQAALTLAALAQSAAGSAVARGQASQTIGAMTWAASGAAVAEGSAAQAIGAMVQTASGSSGVVLPTYVGVAPFVNGTGAITPTFASSGRASNDLLLLFVESANQAVTTPSGWGLLPSTPQSTGTAAAAGGVRLTVFWKVSDGTETTVSIADSGDHTTACGLVVRGVNTTAYTNLIKNSNAFTNTGFWTKFNAGDIQTNATIGPDGVTTCCRLTITAPVNQDDGGGIFTQTTTGLNLLAGNTTYTVSIWARGTSATQKFAIGWFGNQGATEFGQWSPDQTVTTAWTRVSFTFTTDAGTYTYNNIGIVSDAAADSVDILIADIQLETGSVVSPSLRTTNGTAASIRGIVAQAGKVQAATASVSFPAPIAPVPVLVVNALANDRDAAATGNLTSVTNADLTSLTTRIDQTVTDGQGGGLAVITGGKSSAGVITATTATNAASVANASLYPGARRLIPERTIMTKLTNAAARTILSAKLSMFDGGSLKIYSGAAPGNTETAPTGTLLATLTFGDPAFTLNSAADGADVVATAEPITRDNAADATGTAGYYRALDLGGAQFDQGTCGESGSGADLILVDTDLTAGEPVEISAWTITKALTGG; encoded by the coding sequence ATGCCCGCTGTCCTGATCCGGCGGACGGTCCGGCTGCCAGTAAGCCTGGCGCCGGCCGTCGAAGCGTCACGCCTGAGTGTACGCTCCCGCGTGGCCATGACCGTGCCGATGCAGGTTCTGGCCCAGGTGACGCCGCCAGCGGGAATGACCGGTGAGGCCCACCAGGTGATCGCGCCTCTGGGGCAGGAGGCCAGCGGCCGGGCCGTGGCGCGCGGAGCGGCGGACCAGGCGGTCAGTGGCATGGTTCAGGACGCCACAGGCACACCGGTTGCTCTGGGGCAGGCAGGGCAGGTTGTGGCCGGTATAGATCAGGCGGCCAGCGGCTCGACAATCGCCACAGGCAGTGCTGCGCAGGTGATCGCGCCGGTGCTTCAGGAAGCCTATCAGGAAGCGATAGCCAGGGCGTCGGCAGACCAGATAATCGCGCCGCTCATGCAACAGGCGGCGGGTCATGCCGTCAGGCTGGGAATGGCAGCGCAAGCGGTGGCCGGGATGGCCCAGGCGGCCGCCGGCAGCGCTGTGGCGGTCGCTTCGGGCGACCAGCTTTCCGGCGGTGTTACCCAGGCCGCGCAGGGCGCAGGCGTAGCCACCGGCGCGGCGGCGCAGGATTCGGCGGCGGTCATGCAGGCGGCTTCCGGTTTGGCGGTCAAGACGGGCCTGACCGCCCAGACCATCGGCGATCTGGTGCAGGCCATTGCCGGATCAAAAGTCGCCAAGGGACAGGCGGCGCTGACCCTCGCGGCGTTGGCGCAATCGGCGGCGGGTTCTGCTGTGGCCAGGGGGCAGGCTTCGCAGACCATCGGCGCCATGACCTGGGCCGCCAGTGGCGCCGCCGTCGCCGAGGGTTCGGCGGCCCAAGCCATCGGCGCCATGGTGCAGACGGCTTCCGGCAGTTCTGGCGTCGTGTTGCCGACATATGTCGGCGTGGCGCCCTTCGTCAACGGCACCGGGGCGATAACACCCACCTTCGCCAGTTCCGGGCGGGCGTCGAACGATCTGCTGCTGCTCTTTGTGGAATCGGCCAACCAGGCGGTCACCACGCCCTCGGGCTGGGGGCTGCTGCCTTCGACGCCGCAATCGACCGGCACGGCCGCTGCTGCGGGTGGGGTCAGGCTTACCGTCTTCTGGAAGGTATCGGACGGCACGGAAACGACCGTCTCGATTGCCGATTCCGGCGACCATACGACGGCCTGCGGGCTGGTAGTTCGGGGCGTCAATACGACTGCCTATACCAACCTGATCAAGAATTCCAATGCCTTCACCAATACGGGCTTCTGGACGAAGTTCAATGCCGGCGACATCCAGACCAATGCCACAATCGGTCCGGATGGCGTCACCACCTGCTGCCGCCTGACGATCACCGCTCCCGTCAACCAGGACGATGGCGGCGGCATATTTACCCAGACGACGACCGGCCTGAACCTGCTGGCGGGTAACACGACCTATACCGTGTCCATATGGGCGCGCGGCACCTCCGCCACCCAGAAGTTCGCCATCGGGTGGTTTGGCAACCAGGGGGCGACGGAATTCGGTCAGTGGAGCCCGGATCAGACGGTCACCACGGCCTGGACGCGGGTCAGCTTCACCTTCACGACCGATGCTGGCACCTACACCTACAACAATATCGGCATTGTATCCGACGCGGCGGCCGACAGCGTCGATATCCTGATCGCCGACATCCAGCTCGAAACCGGCTCGGTGGTTTCGCCGTCGCTGCGAACCACCAATGGCACGGCGGCGTCTATCCGGGGCATCGTGGCGCAAGCCGGCAAGGTGCAGGCCGCCACCGCATCGGTCAGCTTCCCGGCGCCGATCGCGCCGGTGCCGGTCCTGGTGGTCAATGCCCTGGCCAATGACCGCGATGCGGCGGCGACGGGCAATCTGACATCGGTCACCAATGCCGACCTGACCAGCCTGACCACCCGCATCGACCAGACCGTCACTGATGGCCAGGGTGGCGGGCTGGCCGTCATCACCGGCGGCAAGTCGTCCGCCGGCGTCATCACCGCCACCACGGCCACCAATGCGGCCAGTGTGGCCAATGCCTCCCTTTACCCTGGCGCTCGCCGCCTAATCCCTGAAAGGACTATCATGACCAAACTGACCAATGCGGCCGCCCGGACCATCCTGTCGGCAAAGCTCTCCATGTTCGATGGTGGCTCGTTGAAAATCTATTCGGGCGCTGCGCCCGGCAACACCGAGACGGCGCCGACCGGCACCCTGCTGGCCACCCTGACCTTCGGTGATCCGGCCTTTACCCTGAATTCGGCGGCGGACGGCGCCGATGTGGTAGCGACGGCCGAGCCGATCACCCGCGATAATGCTGCCGATGCCACCGGTACGGCCGGTTATTATCGCGCCCTCGATCTGGGCGGTGCGCAATTCGACCAGGGCACCTGTGGCGAATCCGGCTCTGGCGCCGACCTGATCCTGGTGGATACGGACCTGACGGCCGGCGAGCCGGTTGAGATCAGCGCCTGGACGATCACCAAGGCCCTGACCGGCGGCTAA
- a CDS encoding DNA adenine methylase yields the protein MSIKSSHFVLNPVSPCEPAAPWLGGKRLLAKRVCAILAATEHRAYCEPFVGMGGVFLRRAVRPAVEVMNDISGDLTNLYRVIQRHPEALFRELRWRPAMRDEFNRLKETRDRDLTDVERAARFLYLQTLAFAGKVSGQNFGVDATAAHNFDLARIQPRIERIRTRLQGVVIENLDWLDFITRYDRLGTLFYLDPPYWGCEGDYGHGLFIRGDFERLAAKLQGAAGMFLMSINDTPEIRALFAWADILSVDTVYTVGNADRSEAAKELLIGKGVNLSPAAPQAMLL from the coding sequence ATGTCAATTAAAAGTTCACATTTTGTTCTCAATCCAGTTTCGCCCTGCGAACCGGCGGCGCCATGGCTCGGCGGCAAGCGTCTCCTGGCGAAACGCGTCTGCGCTATCCTGGCCGCCACCGAGCATAGGGCCTATTGTGAGCCGTTCGTCGGTATGGGCGGCGTATTCCTCCGTCGGGCAGTTCGGCCAGCCGTCGAAGTCATGAATGACATTTCCGGCGACCTGACCAACCTATACCGCGTGATCCAGCGGCATCCGGAGGCGCTGTTTCGCGAGCTGCGCTGGCGGCCGGCGATGCGTGACGAATTCAATCGCCTGAAGGAAACGCGCGATCGGGATCTGACCGATGTCGAACGCGCCGCCCGATTCCTGTATCTGCAGACACTGGCCTTCGCCGGCAAGGTGTCCGGTCAGAACTTCGGTGTCGATGCCACGGCCGCGCATAATTTCGACCTGGCGCGTATCCAGCCGCGCATCGAGCGCATCCGTACCCGCCTCCAGGGCGTGGTGATCGAGAACCTGGACTGGCTCGATTTCATCACACGATACGATCGGCTGGGTACGCTATTCTATCTCGATCCGCCCTACTGGGGCTGCGAGGGCGACTATGGCCACGGCCTGTTCATTCGGGGCGACTTCGAGCGCCTGGCCGCAAAGCTCCAGGGCGCTGCCGGCATGTTCCTGATGTCGATAAACGACACGCCCGAGATCCGCGCGCTCTTCGCCTGGGCGGATATCCTGTCGGTCGACACGGTTTACACGGTGGGCAATGCCGATCGGAGCGAGGCCGCGAAAGAGCTGCTGATCGGAAAAGGCGTAAACCTGAGCCCCGCCGCGCCACAGGCGATGCTTTTATGA
- a CDS encoding DUF6527 family protein, which yields MRPKILICDTPNANGGVQHYFYCPGCKSGHAFTIGGGRGWSWNGDRERPTVQPSVRVFIPADTDPEWQQPEKTLCHLFIKDGMIEFLSDCDHELKSTTVPLADWPEHYGTKGMS from the coding sequence ATGCGTCCGAAAATTCTTATCTGCGACACGCCGAACGCGAACGGCGGCGTCCAGCACTATTTCTACTGCCCAGGCTGCAAGAGCGGTCATGCCTTCACCATCGGTGGCGGCCGGGGTTGGTCGTGGAATGGGGACCGAGAGCGCCCCACGGTCCAGCCCTCAGTGCGCGTTTTCATTCCGGCGGACACTGACCCGGAGTGGCAACAGCCGGAAAAGACGCTGTGCCACCTGTTCATCAAGGACGGGATGATCGAGTTCCTTTCGGACTGCGATCATGAGCTGAAAAGCACCACGGTTCCTCTGGCGGACTGGCCGGAACACTATGGCACCAAGGGGATGTCATGA